One window of the Streptomyces asoensis genome contains the following:
- a CDS encoding ATP-binding cassette domain-containing protein — protein sequence MSRASDADGLGARGLRFLLGRRRALGRLLGWSVLETGQTFLLGYALARALDDGFLAGRSGVGLRWLAVAGLGVLVGAYGTGRVYGAVAALVEPLRDRLVTRVVRRGVREADGGALSGLTQQVEIARDSSAGLVMVSRSFVFTSAGALVGLCALAPRLLLVVVPPLAAGVCLFAVTLRPLARRQEAFLAADEALAGHLGVVCPGLRDVTAAGAEDRIALDTGALVDAELRAARALAHWGVARVACLALGGHLPLVLLLAGAPWLLDHGVTPGALVGALAYVTQSLLPALTALVHGLGTSGSRLTVVLRRLAPRGETPELPADGADRPATRHHRPPGPQRPPATRRPASTDPTLPRPREAPDHSSAAPCQLTGHDPSTGHHPSTERPRPSATPQAPPRRSAPPVAPPSPAPPALSLTSLTFAYGPASAPVVDGLTLTLPTGAHLAVVGPSGVGKSTLTGLIAGLLEPVRGEMRICGRPVPGSDAAARRVLIPQEAYVFSDTLGENLTHLRPDPVPAAELLAAAEAVGLTPLLDALGGPAARVDPAALSAGERQLIALTRAYLSHAPLALLDEATSHLDQEAEARAERAFAARPGGTLVVVAHRISSARRAGRVLVMDGPRTTYGTHDEVVRRSSLYRDLVGGWEGAEETGEAAEAGEAGEAEGTADGSQPALPLGDTDGVDPVAGAGLAGDRRHVVAHGPVGQMQVPGDLRDGGALGGEG from the coding sequence GTGAGTCGGGCGTCCGACGCGGACGGGCTCGGGGCCAGGGGGCTCCGCTTTCTGCTGGGCCGTCGGCGGGCCCTGGGTCGGCTGCTGGGCTGGTCGGTGCTGGAGACCGGGCAGACCTTCCTGCTCGGATACGCCTTGGCGCGGGCGCTGGACGACGGGTTCCTGGCCGGGCGGTCCGGGGTGGGGCTGCGGTGGCTCGCGGTGGCCGGGCTCGGGGTGCTCGTGGGCGCGTACGGGACCGGGCGGGTGTACGGGGCGGTCGCCGCGCTGGTGGAACCGCTGCGGGACCGGCTGGTCACCCGGGTGGTGCGGCGGGGCGTGCGGGAGGCGGACGGCGGCGCGCTGTCCGGGCTCACCCAGCAGGTGGAGATCGCGCGGGACAGCTCCGCGGGCCTGGTGATGGTCTCGCGCTCGTTCGTGTTCACGTCCGCCGGCGCTCTGGTCGGCCTGTGCGCGCTCGCGCCGCGGCTCCTGCTGGTGGTCGTGCCGCCGCTCGCCGCCGGCGTGTGCCTGTTCGCGGTGACCCTGCGGCCGCTGGCACGACGGCAGGAGGCGTTCCTCGCCGCCGACGAGGCTCTGGCGGGGCACCTCGGCGTCGTCTGCCCGGGGCTCAGGGACGTCACGGCGGCCGGCGCGGAGGACCGGATCGCCCTGGACACCGGCGCACTCGTCGACGCCGAGCTGCGCGCGGCCCGCGCCCTGGCCCACTGGGGCGTGGCCCGCGTGGCATGCCTGGCGCTCGGCGGTCATCTGCCGCTGGTCCTGCTGCTGGCCGGCGCTCCCTGGCTGCTGGACCACGGCGTGACCCCCGGCGCTCTCGTCGGCGCCCTCGCCTATGTCACCCAGTCCCTGCTCCCGGCCCTGACCGCCCTGGTCCACGGCCTGGGCACGAGCGGCTCCCGTCTGACGGTCGTCCTGCGGCGGCTGGCCCCACGCGGCGAGACACCGGAACTCCCGGCCGACGGCGCGGACCGGCCGGCGACGCGGCACCACCGACCGCCCGGCCCCCAGCGACCGCCCGCCACACGGCGACCGGCAAGCACCGACCCGACCCTGCCCCGGCCCCGTGAAGCACCAGACCACTCGTCCGCCGCCCCCTGCCAGCTCACCGGCCACGACCCGTCCACCGGCCACCACCCGTCCACCGAGCGTCCCCGGCCGAGCGCAACCCCGCAGGCCCCACCCCGACGGTCCGCCCCTCCGGTGGCCCCGCCGAGCCCCGCACCCCCCGCGCTCTCCCTGACCTCCCTCACCTTCGCCTACGGTCCCGCCTCCGCACCTGTCGTCGACGGCCTCACGCTCACCCTGCCCACCGGGGCGCATCTGGCCGTCGTGGGTCCGAGCGGGGTCGGGAAGTCCACGCTGACCGGGCTGATCGCCGGGCTGCTGGAGCCGGTGCGCGGGGAGATGCGGATCTGCGGTCGGCCGGTGCCGGGCAGCGACGCGGCCGCTCGGCGCGTGCTCATCCCGCAGGAGGCGTACGTGTTCAGCGACACCCTCGGCGAGAACCTCACGCACCTGCGGCCGGACCCCGTGCCCGCGGCGGAACTGCTCGCGGCGGCCGAGGCGGTCGGCCTGACCCCGCTGCTCGACGCGCTGGGCGGACCGGCGGCGAGGGTGGATCCGGCGGCGCTGTCGGCCGGCGAACGCCAGTTGATCGCCCTCACGCGCGCGTACCTGTCGCACGCCCCGCTCGCCCTCCTCGACGAGGCGACCAGCCACCTGGACCAGGAGGCGGAGGCCCGCGCCGAGCGCGCCTTCGCCGCCCGGCCGGGCGGCACCCTGGTCGTCGTCGCCCACCGCATCAGCTCGGCCAGGCGCGCCGGCCGGGTGCTGGTCATGGACGGGCCGCGGACCACGTACGGCACCCACGACGAGGTGGTGCGACGCTCTTCCCTGTACCGCGATCTCGTCGGCGGCTGGGAAGGAGCGGAGGAAAC